In a genomic window of Fibrobacterota bacterium:
- a CDS encoding T9SS type A sorting domain-containing protein has translation MSQWSIDAVTGTWKIGPGNNYILNPSFEADRVQVAHAVGWEGTAANSDSPHGAGNFCLGLASGAKATQRIPENPTIAGIPAGTYEMKSWVRSSGGTCQISISGFGGSDMSKSSNAGSWTEISIPNIKISTGKAIVSASNTGSGTCSMDDFSLVNSNPVGVNENPGRMDRGISFDPATYRFQPTGWNGEAIRLEMYTVGGKMVLKQSVMGFDAGQYNLPVGRFESGNYLLKVSTDKNSSVQKITIGR, from the coding sequence TTGTCCCAGTGGTCGATTGACGCCGTCACCGGAACCTGGAAGATAGGCCCCGGCAACAACTACATATTAAACCCCTCTTTCGAAGCCGACCGGGTTCAGGTGGCTCATGCGGTAGGCTGGGAAGGTACTGCCGCGAATTCTGATAGTCCTCACGGGGCGGGAAATTTCTGCTTAGGCCTGGCTTCAGGCGCAAAGGCGACCCAGAGAATACCCGAAAACCCGACTATTGCCGGCATCCCAGCAGGTACCTATGAAATGAAATCTTGGGTTCGGAGCAGTGGCGGTACTTGCCAAATTTCCATATCCGGATTCGGCGGTTCCGACATGAGCAAATCCTCCAATGCAGGCAGCTGGACGGAGATAAGCATACCGAATATCAAGATTTCAACCGGGAAGGCCATCGTGAGCGCTTCCAATACGGGAAGCGGCACTTGCTCCATGGATGATTTTTCCCTGGTTAATTCGAATCCCGTGGGAGTAAATGAGAATCCTGGCCGAATGGATCGTGGGATTTCTTTCGATCCCGCAACTTATCGATTTCAACCTACTGGATGGAATGGCGAGGCTATCCGTTTGGAAATGTATACCGTCGGTGGAAAAATGGTATTAAAACAATCGGTTATGGGATTCGATGCAGGCCAATACAATCTGCCGGTAGGTCGGTTTGAAAGCGGAAA